DNA sequence from the Manduca sexta isolate Smith_Timp_Sample1 chromosome 25, JHU_Msex_v1.0, whole genome shotgun sequence genome:
tctaatatgaaAAGACGGGACAAATATAGTTCTAGTTAATTTCTTACTCAACAATTTTTTACATGCAATGTACATCTAAAATTCTTACAtcaaaaacttgttttaaattctaaattactAATGAAATGTCCAATAAGATCTTAGACTTGTctttgcaattattttaatattcaaccCCAATAGTTTACATGCAAATATAAACCTTATTTGTATGAACTTAAACAATACATTATTAACAATGTGTCATTTACAACAATCTAGTAGCCTGtgagaaaattttacaacaataaatcgATATTACGTTAATCGATTTGGCTGTATGGTTACGTTTCCTCATTCTCTTGAAATGAAAAACGCACGTTAAATCTAATAAACcgaatttagatttttttataattacataattattagaaatcATACAATAATgttcaagatattttttatacaaacattaaaatatactagaaTATTTCTCCGACGCCATTATTGGAATATCGATTAAGGTTGATAATGTCAGCAAATTTTCTCGACAGGCCcctcttttataaaataaattaattgacgTGATGTCATTCGTTAAATAACAGAATTAACTAACACTGTAGATATTAGAGCGGACTGTTAACTAGCGTGTTATCAAATCGTGACGCCATTTTGGCGGTTTAGAGCATCTGTCAAAAATTTACATATCTTTTTACTGGTCATTTCGTTTCTCATAAATTGGAAACTATTGCTTCTtcaatcataaaatttaatgtaaaatgtactttttacAGATTAAATATGTAGTTTTTGACAGATCGCCTAAAGCACGATCAACAAATATTACTGCTTAGAACAAAAGATGGCACAAAGTACGTAAGACACAAAGTTAATTACAAAATGTCGTTGCACAACCAAGATAAGAGTAAATTCTTAGCTTCGTAACTAAAACCTAAAATAATGAcgagattaaaattattaaaacaaagttataTCAATTCActaaaattacaacaaatattgattacttgatttacaaacaaatcgataagacttaaaattaaaagaaaacaatcgactaaaaaagaaaatgtcaaaattattgtattttttttacgggtccataaatacatacatattgtatgtgttataaaaatcacataattatttatagatacaaGGAACGTAGTGTATAGTATTCTTTTCATCGAGTTCCTGAGACAATATCCGCGAGGGCGAAATAGTTCATACAAATTCTACGAATCTTAGAATATAATCtaacatacattatattacaCAAACATCAGATTTGGACGTGGAAATAAAACTTGTGACTTTAGACACAGCAAAGAGAAATTGGCAAATATACAGTAGAAGATAAGCGGATGGCACAATTTTATACAGAATACACCGCGGAACACTCAGCCTCACACAGACCCACACACACCGCGACGGCCCTAACACTGAAAACTTTTGATATTTatcattacttatataaaacttgGTCTCAAACGTGATAATTTGAATGCTTTAACCCATCGTTCAGACTCTAGTACCAGGCTTGTACTTCGACAGTACAAACCGTACAtgtcatttaaaacaaacaattcgTCGGTGTTTCGTTACATGCAAATCACAGAAACATTAGCCACGTTAATAAAAATGCAGTCGAAGATCCCTTGCGTGAAACGGAACGCGTCAAACGACGTCGCTCCCGAAGCGGACACGAGTGGCGCCACTAACTACTAACATTCTAAgtggtacaaataaataaactggcAAAGGAACCACGGCCGGACAGATCGAACTGGTAATCTGGAAACGTTGACCGAGTCATGTAACATCCGCGGTTAAAATGTTAGTATGTTATTGGCATTCGACTAGTAATCGTTGGGCGGGCGGTCTCACGCGTAGAACTCCCGGTTGTTGTGTCCCTTCCCGTAGGACGCGGCGGCGGGAGAGCGCTTGGGTTCGTCGAGTGCGTACGAGCCCTCGTCCTTCTTGCGCATGCGGTACACTATGAACATCACCACCAGGATCGCGCACAGCAGACCCACCACTGCGCCGCCGATCACCGCTGCGAAACGAACACGTCTTGTTACTTCATCAGCTTCAATTTCACTTcatattaaaaacacatttgGCGCGTCGTACATAATACATAtgtta
Encoded proteins:
- the LOC115453865 gene encoding syndecan isoform X2 encodes the protein MDVKPEDRATSFFAQPGILAAVIGGAVVGLLCAILVVMFIVYRMRKKDEGSYALDEPKRSPAAASYGKGHNNREFYA